One window of Catharus ustulatus isolate bCatUst1 chromosome 3, bCatUst1.pri.v2, whole genome shotgun sequence genomic DNA carries:
- the DHX57 gene encoding putative ATP-dependent RNA helicase DHX57 isoform X1, which translates to MSWAGRKRGKPNRGGGGKRGGSSGHSNKSQLGGSRKCSTKIWDDGDDFCLFEEPRLESRSSAPARRGGQVKQRPEAKMPLQTIHMTSENQRRVKELLQELQGQELAPESDVAGKDDDEPDYLDDEQCWSTEQEASDVMPRLSAEPAEHRIVDSEVSSFAVHKLSRYGFDCERCRAVLRSCNGNIGASLEYLLLQCFSERYGEKMQVSAAAAEASQEECLEQRQEEAFALRSIYGEKFVERIKNRVWTFSLELDYLAHRLRKSKQNSTKDTAKETSKEICKFYCQGSCRFGSKCRFRHEFPPNHPLNTSKNSVDDAHLRHSDGHIYELEVRFPDENKYPLQAPLVAFYSTDENLPLACRLHIAEFLFGKALAAAESHEPVVYTLVTCLEDEHEISELLTNTQHKFSVPPVSLLAAPPVRPQTESAPASNQQAEASTVSEPQEEELVAEEEEEEEEPGQVVVENESYVNLKKKLSKKYDAQAKSLYNENVKICAQFRQKKSSRHFQSMLYERQKLPAWQERENILGLLESHQVLVVSGMTGCGKTTQIPQFILDASLQGSPSKVANIICTQPRRISAISVAERVAKERTERIGLTVGYQIRLESVKSSATRLLYCTTGVLLRRLEGDLTLQGVTHVIVDEVHERTEESDFLLLVLKDIMVQRPDLRIILMSATLNAELFSQYFHSCPIINIPGRTFPVDQFFLEDVIAMTRYVLEDSSPYRRKVKQEQNDRHKRTAFEEVEEDLRRAGLLEASDTVVRDSDPDQKLTLKQLLTRYKGVSKAVLKTMSVMDLDKVNLELIEALLEWIVAGRHSYPPGAVLIFLPGLTEIKMLYEQLQTNALFNNRHSKRCVVYPLHSSLSSEEQQSVFLRPPAGVTKIIISTNIAETSVTIDDVVYVIDSGKMKEKRYDPGKGMESLEDTFVSKANALQRKGRAGRVASGVCFHLFSSHHYNHQLVKQQLPEIQRVPLEQLCLRIKILEMFSEQSLHSVLSRLIEPPRTESLQASKVRLRDLGALTPDEKLTPLGYHLASLPVDVRIGKLMLFGTIFRCLDPALTIAASLAFKSPFVSPWDKREEANKKKLEFAVGNSDYLALLQAYKGWRLSIKEGSQASYNYCRENFLSGRVLQEIASLKRQFAELLSDIGFVKEGLRARDIEKKWSQGGDGVLDATGEEANSNAENIKLISAMLCAALYPNVVQVKKPEGKYQKTSTGAVKMQPKAEELKFVTKNDGYVHIHPSSVNYQTRHFESPYLVYHEKIKTSRVFIRDCSMVSVYPLVLLGGGQVHIQLLKGDFVISLDDGWIRFVAASHQVAELVKELRCELDQLLQDKIKNPSMDLCVCPRGSRIIGMIVKLVTTQ; encoded by the exons ATGAGTTgggcagggagaaaaagaggaaagccCAATAGAGGAGGTGGTGGAAAACGAGGAGGCAGCAGTGGCCATTCCAATAAATCTCAACTTGGTGGAAGTAGGAAATGTTCAACCAAAATCTGGGATGATGGAGAtgatttttgtctctttgaGGAACCAAGGCTAGAATCCAG atcaAGTGCCCCTGCCAGAAGAGGAGGTCAAGTGAAACAGAGACCTGAAGCAAAAATGCCTCTGCAGACCATACACATGACATCAGAGAACCAGAGAAGAGTGAAAGAGCTTCTTCAAGAGCTAcaagggcaggagctggcaccTGAATCAGA TGTAGCTGGAAAAGATGATGACGAGCCCGATTACCTCGATGATGAGCAGTGCTGGTCAACAGAACAGGAAGCTTCTGATGTAATGCCAAGGTTGTCCGCTGAGCCAGCTGAGCACAGAATTGTAGACAGTGAAGTGTCTTCATTTGCTGTGCACAAACTCTCCAG GTATGGTTTTGACTGTGAGCGTTGTAGGGCGGTGCTGAGATCCTGCAATGGTAATATTGGGGCATCATTGGAGTATTTGCTATTGCAGTGCTTCTCTGAAAGGTATGGAGAGAAGATGCaggtttctgcagcagctgctgaagccaGCCAAGAGGAATGTTTAGAGCAGAGACAAGAAGAAGCTTTTGCCCTCCGGTCAATTTATGGAGAAAAATTTGTAGAAAGGATTAAAAATCGTGTTTGGACTTTTAGTTTGGAATTGGACTACCTAGCCCACAGGCTCAGAAAATCTAAACAAAACAGTACAAAGGACACAGCAAAAGAGACTTCAAAGGAAATATGTAAATTTTACTGCCAAGGAAGCTGCAGATTTGGTTCAAAATGCAGATTTAGACATGAATTCCCTCCAAACCATCCACTAAACACTTCCAAGAACTCTGTAGATGATGCTCATCTCAGACATAGTGATGGTCACATATATGAACTTGAAGTAAGATTTCCTGATGAGAACAAGTATCCTCTTCAGGCACCTCTTGTGGCTTTTTACTCCACTGATGAGAATCTACCTCTTGCTTGTCGTCTGCACATCGCTGAATTCCTCTTTGGAAaggccttggcagctgcagAGTCTCATGAGCCAGTGGTGTACACCTTGGTGACTTGCTTAGAAGATGAACACGAGATCAGTGAGTTACTGACCAATACTCAGCACAAGTTCAGTGttcctcctgtgtccctgctggcagcacctccTGTAAGGCCACAGACAGAGAGTGCACCTGCTTCAAATCAACAAGCTGAAG CTTCAACAGTGTCAGAGCCTCAGGAAGAAGAGTTGGTggcagaagaggaggaggaggaagaagagccTGGACAAGTTGTCGTGGAGAATGAGAGTTATGTGAACTTGAAAAAGAAGCTTTCCAAAAAATATGATGCGCAGGCAAAGTCTCTGTATAATGAAAACGTTAAAATCTGCGCACAGTTTCGACAGAAAAAG TCTTCCAGGCACTTTCAGTCCATGCTGTATGAAAGACAGAAGCTCCCTGCGTggcaagagagagaaaatattctggGTTTGCTTGAGAGTCACCAAGTTCTTGTTGTGAGTGGCATGACAGG ATGTGGGAAAACCACTCAGATTCCTCAGTTTATCTTGGATGCTTCATTGCAAGGCTCTCCAAGCAAAGTTGCAAACATCATCTGCACTCAGCCTCGCAGGATCTCTGCCATTTCTGTGGCTGAACGTGTAGCcaaggaaagaacagaaaggatTGGACTCACTGTTGGATATCAGATCCGTCTGGAAAGTGTAAAG TCCTCAGCTACCAGGCTTTTGTACTGCACTACTGGTGTGCTGTTGAGAAGGCTGGAAGGAGATCTGACTTTGCAGGGAGTCACTCATGTTATTGTTGATGAAGTTCACgaaagaacagaagaaag TGActtcctgctgctggttttgaagGATATAATGGTTCAGAGGCCAGACCTGCGCATTATACTGATGAGTGCCACCCTGAATGCTGAGCTTTTCTCTCAGTACTTCCACTCCTGTCCAATCATTAACATACCAG GACGAACGTTTCCTGTGGACCAGTTTTTTCTGGAAGATGTGATTGCAATGACAAG GTATGTTTTAGAGGACAGCAGTCCCTACAGGAGGAAGGTAAAGCAAGAACAGAATGACAGACACAAAAGAACTGCATTTGAAGAAGTAGAGGAGGACCTGAGGCGTGCTGGCCTTCTGGAAGCTAGTGACACCGTGGTCAGAGATTCAGACCCAGACCAGAAATTGACTCTGAAGCAGCTCCTTACACGATATAAAG ggGTTAGCAAGGCAGTGTTGAAAACAATGTCTGTCATGGACTTGGACAAAGTTAATCTGGAATTAATTGAAGCCTTGCTGGAATGGATAGTTGCTGGCAGACATTCATACCCCCCAG GTGCAGTGTTGATATTTTTGCCTGGACTAACAGAAATCAAGATGCTTTATGAGCAGCTTCAGACTAATGCTCTTTTTAATAACAGGCACAGCAAGAG GTGTGTGGTTTATCCACTTCATTCCTCACTGTCCAGTGAAGAGCAGCAGTCTGTGTTCCTCAGGCCTCCTGCAGGAGTTACCAAAATAATCATCTCTACCAACATTGCAGAGACATCTGTCACCATTGATGATGTGGTCTATGTGATTGActctggaaaaatgaaagagaaaag ATACGACCCAGGCAAGGGAATGGAGAGTCTGGAGGACACCTTTGTGTCCAAGGCCAACgctctgcagaggaaagggCGAGCAGGACGTGTGGCCTCGGGCGTCTGCTTCCATCTCTTCAGCAGCCACCACTACAACCATCAGCTTGTaaaacagcagctgccagaaatACAGAGAGTgcccttggagcagctctgtctgAG AATTAAGATCCTGGAGATGTTTTCTGAGCAGAGTCTTCACTCTGTCTTATCACGACTGATCGAGCCCCCTAGGACTGAGTCTTTGCAGGCATCAAAGGTGCGACTGCGGGACCTGGGAGCGCTGACTCCTGACGAAAAGCTCACCCCTTTGGGATATCACTTGGCTTCACTGCCTGTGGATGTCAGGATTGGCAAACTCATGCTGTTCGGCACCATTTTCCGCTGCCTGGATCCTGCGCTCACCATAGCAGCCAGCTTGGCCTTTAAGTCACCTTTT GTGTCACCTTGGGATAAAAGggaagaagcaaacaaaaagaagcTGGAGTTTGCAGTAGGAAACAGTGACTACCTGGCTCTTCTCCAGGCCTATAAG GGATGGCGTTTAAGTATCAAAGAGGGCTCTCAAGCAAGCTACAACTACTGCAGGGAGAACTTCCTGTCAGGAAGAGTTCTTCAG GAAATTGCCAGCCTGAAGAGGCagtttgcagagctgctttctgaCATTGGCTTTGTGAAGGAGGGATTGAGAGCCAGGGATATTGAGAAGAAGTGGTCCCAAGGAGGTGATGGCGTGTTGGATGCCACAGGAGAGGAG GCAAATTCGAATGCAGAGAACATCAAGCTGATCTCAGCTATGTTGTGTGCTGCACTGTATCCCAATGTTGTCCAG GTGAAAAAGCCAGAGGGTAAATACCAAAAGACCAGTACAGGAGCAGTCAAAATGCAACCAAAAGCAGAAGAGCTGAAGTTTGTTACTAAAAATGATGGTTATGTTCATATTCATCCTTCATCTGTGAATTATCAG accAGGCACTTTGAGAGCCCGTACCTGGTGTACCACGAGAAGATCAAGACAAGCCGCGTGTTCATCCGGGACTGCAGCATGGTGTCCGTGTACCCGCTGGTGCTGCTCGGGGGCGGCCAGGTGCACATCCAGCTGCTCAAGGGCGACTTTGTCATTTCCCTGGATGACGGCTGGATACGGTTTGTGGCTGCCTCTCAccag GTGGCCGAGCTGGTGAAGGAGCTGCGCTGTGAGCTggaccagctgctgcaggataaAATCAAGAATCCCAGCATGGATTTGTGCGTGTGCCCCCGAGGCTCTCGCATCATTGGGATGATTGTCAAGCTTGTGACCACACAGTGA
- the DHX57 gene encoding putative ATP-dependent RNA helicase DHX57 isoform X2: protein MSWAGRKRGKPNRGGGGKRGGSSGHSNKSQLGGSRKCSTKIWDDGDDFCLFEEPRLESRSSAPARRGGQVKQRPEAKMPLQTIHMTSENQRRVKELLQELQGQELAPESDVAGKDDDEPDYLDDEQCWSTEQEASDVMPRLSAEPAEHRIVDSEVSSFAVHKLSRYGFDCERCRAVLRSCNGNIGASLEYLLLQCFSERYGEKMQVSAAAAEASQEECLEQRQEEAFALRSIYGEKFVERIKNRVWTFSLELDYLAHRLRKSKQNSTKDTAKETSKEICKFYCQGSCRFGSKCRFRHEFPPNHPLNTSKNSVDDAHLRHSDGHIYELEVRFPDENKYPLQAPLVAFYSTDENLPLACRLHIAEFLFGKALAAAESHEPVVYTLVTCLEDEHEISELLTNTQHKFSVPPVSLLAAPPVRPQTESAPASNQQAEVSEPQEEELVAEEEEEEEEPGQVVVENESYVNLKKKLSKKYDAQAKSLYNENVKICAQFRQKKSSRHFQSMLYERQKLPAWQERENILGLLESHQVLVVSGMTGCGKTTQIPQFILDASLQGSPSKVANIICTQPRRISAISVAERVAKERTERIGLTVGYQIRLESVKSSATRLLYCTTGVLLRRLEGDLTLQGVTHVIVDEVHERTEESDFLLLVLKDIMVQRPDLRIILMSATLNAELFSQYFHSCPIINIPGRTFPVDQFFLEDVIAMTRYVLEDSSPYRRKVKQEQNDRHKRTAFEEVEEDLRRAGLLEASDTVVRDSDPDQKLTLKQLLTRYKGVSKAVLKTMSVMDLDKVNLELIEALLEWIVAGRHSYPPGAVLIFLPGLTEIKMLYEQLQTNALFNNRHSKRCVVYPLHSSLSSEEQQSVFLRPPAGVTKIIISTNIAETSVTIDDVVYVIDSGKMKEKRYDPGKGMESLEDTFVSKANALQRKGRAGRVASGVCFHLFSSHHYNHQLVKQQLPEIQRVPLEQLCLRIKILEMFSEQSLHSVLSRLIEPPRTESLQASKVRLRDLGALTPDEKLTPLGYHLASLPVDVRIGKLMLFGTIFRCLDPALTIAASLAFKSPFVSPWDKREEANKKKLEFAVGNSDYLALLQAYKGWRLSIKEGSQASYNYCRENFLSGRVLQEIASLKRQFAELLSDIGFVKEGLRARDIEKKWSQGGDGVLDATGEEANSNAENIKLISAMLCAALYPNVVQVKKPEGKYQKTSTGAVKMQPKAEELKFVTKNDGYVHIHPSSVNYQTRHFESPYLVYHEKIKTSRVFIRDCSMVSVYPLVLLGGGQVHIQLLKGDFVISLDDGWIRFVAASHQVAELVKELRCELDQLLQDKIKNPSMDLCVCPRGSRIIGMIVKLVTTQ, encoded by the exons ATGAGTTgggcagggagaaaaagaggaaagccCAATAGAGGAGGTGGTGGAAAACGAGGAGGCAGCAGTGGCCATTCCAATAAATCTCAACTTGGTGGAAGTAGGAAATGTTCAACCAAAATCTGGGATGATGGAGAtgatttttgtctctttgaGGAACCAAGGCTAGAATCCAG atcaAGTGCCCCTGCCAGAAGAGGAGGTCAAGTGAAACAGAGACCTGAAGCAAAAATGCCTCTGCAGACCATACACATGACATCAGAGAACCAGAGAAGAGTGAAAGAGCTTCTTCAAGAGCTAcaagggcaggagctggcaccTGAATCAGA TGTAGCTGGAAAAGATGATGACGAGCCCGATTACCTCGATGATGAGCAGTGCTGGTCAACAGAACAGGAAGCTTCTGATGTAATGCCAAGGTTGTCCGCTGAGCCAGCTGAGCACAGAATTGTAGACAGTGAAGTGTCTTCATTTGCTGTGCACAAACTCTCCAG GTATGGTTTTGACTGTGAGCGTTGTAGGGCGGTGCTGAGATCCTGCAATGGTAATATTGGGGCATCATTGGAGTATTTGCTATTGCAGTGCTTCTCTGAAAGGTATGGAGAGAAGATGCaggtttctgcagcagctgctgaagccaGCCAAGAGGAATGTTTAGAGCAGAGACAAGAAGAAGCTTTTGCCCTCCGGTCAATTTATGGAGAAAAATTTGTAGAAAGGATTAAAAATCGTGTTTGGACTTTTAGTTTGGAATTGGACTACCTAGCCCACAGGCTCAGAAAATCTAAACAAAACAGTACAAAGGACACAGCAAAAGAGACTTCAAAGGAAATATGTAAATTTTACTGCCAAGGAAGCTGCAGATTTGGTTCAAAATGCAGATTTAGACATGAATTCCCTCCAAACCATCCACTAAACACTTCCAAGAACTCTGTAGATGATGCTCATCTCAGACATAGTGATGGTCACATATATGAACTTGAAGTAAGATTTCCTGATGAGAACAAGTATCCTCTTCAGGCACCTCTTGTGGCTTTTTACTCCACTGATGAGAATCTACCTCTTGCTTGTCGTCTGCACATCGCTGAATTCCTCTTTGGAAaggccttggcagctgcagAGTCTCATGAGCCAGTGGTGTACACCTTGGTGACTTGCTTAGAAGATGAACACGAGATCAGTGAGTTACTGACCAATACTCAGCACAAGTTCAGTGttcctcctgtgtccctgctggcagcacctccTGTAAGGCCACAGACAGAGAGTGCACCTGCTTCAAATCAACAAGCTGAAG TGTCAGAGCCTCAGGAAGAAGAGTTGGTggcagaagaggaggaggaggaagaagagccTGGACAAGTTGTCGTGGAGAATGAGAGTTATGTGAACTTGAAAAAGAAGCTTTCCAAAAAATATGATGCGCAGGCAAAGTCTCTGTATAATGAAAACGTTAAAATCTGCGCACAGTTTCGACAGAAAAAG TCTTCCAGGCACTTTCAGTCCATGCTGTATGAAAGACAGAAGCTCCCTGCGTggcaagagagagaaaatattctggGTTTGCTTGAGAGTCACCAAGTTCTTGTTGTGAGTGGCATGACAGG ATGTGGGAAAACCACTCAGATTCCTCAGTTTATCTTGGATGCTTCATTGCAAGGCTCTCCAAGCAAAGTTGCAAACATCATCTGCACTCAGCCTCGCAGGATCTCTGCCATTTCTGTGGCTGAACGTGTAGCcaaggaaagaacagaaaggatTGGACTCACTGTTGGATATCAGATCCGTCTGGAAAGTGTAAAG TCCTCAGCTACCAGGCTTTTGTACTGCACTACTGGTGTGCTGTTGAGAAGGCTGGAAGGAGATCTGACTTTGCAGGGAGTCACTCATGTTATTGTTGATGAAGTTCACgaaagaacagaagaaag TGActtcctgctgctggttttgaagGATATAATGGTTCAGAGGCCAGACCTGCGCATTATACTGATGAGTGCCACCCTGAATGCTGAGCTTTTCTCTCAGTACTTCCACTCCTGTCCAATCATTAACATACCAG GACGAACGTTTCCTGTGGACCAGTTTTTTCTGGAAGATGTGATTGCAATGACAAG GTATGTTTTAGAGGACAGCAGTCCCTACAGGAGGAAGGTAAAGCAAGAACAGAATGACAGACACAAAAGAACTGCATTTGAAGAAGTAGAGGAGGACCTGAGGCGTGCTGGCCTTCTGGAAGCTAGTGACACCGTGGTCAGAGATTCAGACCCAGACCAGAAATTGACTCTGAAGCAGCTCCTTACACGATATAAAG ggGTTAGCAAGGCAGTGTTGAAAACAATGTCTGTCATGGACTTGGACAAAGTTAATCTGGAATTAATTGAAGCCTTGCTGGAATGGATAGTTGCTGGCAGACATTCATACCCCCCAG GTGCAGTGTTGATATTTTTGCCTGGACTAACAGAAATCAAGATGCTTTATGAGCAGCTTCAGACTAATGCTCTTTTTAATAACAGGCACAGCAAGAG GTGTGTGGTTTATCCACTTCATTCCTCACTGTCCAGTGAAGAGCAGCAGTCTGTGTTCCTCAGGCCTCCTGCAGGAGTTACCAAAATAATCATCTCTACCAACATTGCAGAGACATCTGTCACCATTGATGATGTGGTCTATGTGATTGActctggaaaaatgaaagagaaaag ATACGACCCAGGCAAGGGAATGGAGAGTCTGGAGGACACCTTTGTGTCCAAGGCCAACgctctgcagaggaaagggCGAGCAGGACGTGTGGCCTCGGGCGTCTGCTTCCATCTCTTCAGCAGCCACCACTACAACCATCAGCTTGTaaaacagcagctgccagaaatACAGAGAGTgcccttggagcagctctgtctgAG AATTAAGATCCTGGAGATGTTTTCTGAGCAGAGTCTTCACTCTGTCTTATCACGACTGATCGAGCCCCCTAGGACTGAGTCTTTGCAGGCATCAAAGGTGCGACTGCGGGACCTGGGAGCGCTGACTCCTGACGAAAAGCTCACCCCTTTGGGATATCACTTGGCTTCACTGCCTGTGGATGTCAGGATTGGCAAACTCATGCTGTTCGGCACCATTTTCCGCTGCCTGGATCCTGCGCTCACCATAGCAGCCAGCTTGGCCTTTAAGTCACCTTTT GTGTCACCTTGGGATAAAAGggaagaagcaaacaaaaagaagcTGGAGTTTGCAGTAGGAAACAGTGACTACCTGGCTCTTCTCCAGGCCTATAAG GGATGGCGTTTAAGTATCAAAGAGGGCTCTCAAGCAAGCTACAACTACTGCAGGGAGAACTTCCTGTCAGGAAGAGTTCTTCAG GAAATTGCCAGCCTGAAGAGGCagtttgcagagctgctttctgaCATTGGCTTTGTGAAGGAGGGATTGAGAGCCAGGGATATTGAGAAGAAGTGGTCCCAAGGAGGTGATGGCGTGTTGGATGCCACAGGAGAGGAG GCAAATTCGAATGCAGAGAACATCAAGCTGATCTCAGCTATGTTGTGTGCTGCACTGTATCCCAATGTTGTCCAG GTGAAAAAGCCAGAGGGTAAATACCAAAAGACCAGTACAGGAGCAGTCAAAATGCAACCAAAAGCAGAAGAGCTGAAGTTTGTTACTAAAAATGATGGTTATGTTCATATTCATCCTTCATCTGTGAATTATCAG accAGGCACTTTGAGAGCCCGTACCTGGTGTACCACGAGAAGATCAAGACAAGCCGCGTGTTCATCCGGGACTGCAGCATGGTGTCCGTGTACCCGCTGGTGCTGCTCGGGGGCGGCCAGGTGCACATCCAGCTGCTCAAGGGCGACTTTGTCATTTCCCTGGATGACGGCTGGATACGGTTTGTGGCTGCCTCTCAccag GTGGCCGAGCTGGTGAAGGAGCTGCGCTGTGAGCTggaccagctgctgcaggataaAATCAAGAATCCCAGCATGGATTTGTGCGTGTGCCCCCGAGGCTCTCGCATCATTGGGATGATTGTCAAGCTTGTGACCACACAGTGA